A stretch of DNA from Fibrobacter sp. UWB11:
TTCCTCGATGATGATGTCGTTACGATTATCGAAGATGAAAACCTTAACGAAGAAGAAGCAAAGCTGTTAGAAAATTCCAGCTCTCGCATTCTGGAAGTCATCAAACGCGAAGATCGTTTAGACAAAATTGCAAGAGATATAGCCCACCATTTCCCGCGTCGCGGATTCCTCGGCAAAGGCATGGTTGTTTCCGTCGATAAGTTCACAGCCGTAAAAATGTACGACAAGGTTCAGCACTATTGGAAAGAAGAAAAGAAAGTGCTGACCATCCAACGCAATAATGTTGCTACGCAAGAAGAACGCGATCGCCTAACCGCAATCTTGAATTACATGGACAAAGTCGAGATGGCGGTTATCGTATCGGAAGAAGCGGACGAAGTTCAAAAATTCAAGGCGCAGGGTTTAGACATCGTTGCTCATCGCAACAAGATGAACGCAATTACCCCCGAAGGTAAAGATATCGAAGACCGATTCAAGGATCCTGAAGACAATTTGCAATTGGTCTTTGTCTGCGCCATGTGGCTTACCGGTTTTGACGTAAAGAGTCTAAGCACACTTTACCTCGACAAACCCATGAAAAATCACACGCTGATGCAAGCCATCGCAAGAGCAAACCGCGTATTCCCTGGGAAACCGTGCGGAATCATCGTGGACTATGTGAACGTATTCAAGTTCATGAAGCAAGCCTTGGCCGCATACGCCATTGGCGATGACGGCAGCAAATTCCCGGCCAAAGATATTGACCAACTGATTGGCTACATTGATGCCTGTATCGAAGAAGCCAATAAGTTCCTTTTGGAACGAAACATCGATCTTTACAAGATTTTGGAAGGATCGTCTACTTTCGACAAGTTGGATGATATTCGCGAAGCGTATAACAAAATTGTTGAAATTGACGAAGATGCCGAAAAGTTCAAGGTCATTTTGAACACCTTGCTGAACCTTTACGAAGCTTCGAAGCCAGAAATTTTTGAACGCGACTGGAGCAATCCGATTTTCAGTGCGCTCATCTATTTGCACGGACAATTTTTCCGCCTTATAAACGACGAAAAGATTGAAAAGGCTCGCAAACGCATGGGCGATTTGCTGGATAACAGTGTTTCATCGGAAAGCGTGAAAGTTGATGGAGCTGGCGAATTCCGCGATGTTTCGAGTGTCGCGAAAAACGGCGCAGCACAATCGTATGTGCGCGGGTCGAAACTGATAGACCTTTCCAAAATTGATGCGGAAGGTCTGCGCAAAGAAATCAAGCAGGCAAAATACAAGGCTGTCGAAATCAACGACATGAAGGAATTCATCGAAAAAGCCTTGCAGCAGATGATCAACAGGAATGTCACGCGAATCAAGTTCTCCGAAAGGTTTCGCAATATCATCAATCGCTACAATGCGGGCGGAACAGAAAACGAAGATTATTACGAGCAGCTAATCAAGCTTGTCGAAGAATTGAAGAAAGAAGATTCTCGCGCTGCTACGATGGGCCTGTCGGACGAAGAATTGGAAATTTTCGACTTGCTCGTGATGGGCAAGAAACTCACAAATGCACAAGAACAAGAAGTTCTGTTGACATCAAAAGCTTTGTACAAAAAGTTGAAGGATAACCGTCAAAAGATTCTTGTCGTCGATTGGTATAAAGACGAGCAGACTCGTGCGAAAGTCAAGAGCACAATCGAAGAAGTTCTAGATGCTCCCAAATCACCGCATTTGCCAGATTGTTATGACATCGACTTGTTCAATGCGAAAAGTAATCTGCTATTGAACCATTTTATCGATATGGCGGTACAGGGTTACGGCTGGGCCCGTGGCGTGATTTCATAAAAAAACTGATAGTTTCCAACTGCCCCACGAATCCACACCCCACCCCCATTGCTTAGTCTCGCAAATAAGACTATATTTAGTATCAAATTCAGTCCTTCAGCAAAGAAAGGGAAAACATGTCTACAATCAAGAACATCAAGCCTATTTCGTACATCAAGGCTAATGCTGCAAAAGTTTTGGACCATGTATGCGAATCACATGCCCCTTACATTGTAACGCAGAATGGAGAGGCTCGCGGAGTAATTCTCGACGTTGACACCTACCAAAAAATGCAAGATGGGCTAAAGCTTTTCAAGCTGTTCGCACAGAGCGAAGGCGAGGTTGCCCGCGGTCGAGTCATCCACCAGAAAGACCTATTCGATTCTCTGGAGAGCGAACTGAATGCCAAGTAAGAAGTATCTAGTTGTATGGTCTGAATCGGCAGCATTCGATCTCAAGTCTATCGTCTCGTTCATTGCAGCGGACAGCATGCAAAATGCACGCGAAACTTTCGCAAAAATCAAGAAGGAATGTCTGCTTCT
This window harbors:
- a CDS encoding type I restriction endonuclease subunit R; protein product: MKSFISEDDIEQAILKMLEAAPYSYQVVRCDPSPEKMEDLNDGTGRANKKQCVLPTILRESLTKLNPYIPSDKLDEIAHELSRDYSGTDITATNYTLYKKLRDGVRVKFIRDGKSDFDDVAFIDFDNPENNTFTAVSQMWIQGRFNYRRPDVLIFVNGLPLVFIELKNSTVKIEEAYNKNLTSYKKDIPNLFALNQICVLSNGFETKLGAFNASYDYFFEWLKSSEDDKIDRKYIRGEGVSAGYMVKGLLNKATLIDYIENFILFENQSIKIIAKNHQFMGVNNLCEAVKNRKELDGKLGVFWHTQGSGKSYSMAMFTRKVNRKFHGNFTFLVITDREDLDTQIHKNFMRTEIIGPKDECQPKNGEQLRDYLRGNKPFIFTLIHKFGYEKGKKYPVLSTRDDIFVLVDEAHRTQYKTLAENMRTALPNANFIAFTGTPLLGSKRLTNQWFGDYVSEYNFAQSVEDGSTVPLFYSRRVPEVGLQNNFLDDDVVTIIEDENLNEEEAKLLENSSSRILEVIKREDRLDKIARDIAHHFPRRGFLGKGMVVSVDKFTAVKMYDKVQHYWKEEKKVLTIQRNNVATQEERDRLTAILNYMDKVEMAVIVSEEADEVQKFKAQGLDIVAHRNKMNAITPEGKDIEDRFKDPEDNLQLVFVCAMWLTGFDVKSLSTLYLDKPMKNHTLMQAIARANRVFPGKPCGIIVDYVNVFKFMKQALAAYAIGDDGSKFPAKDIDQLIGYIDACIEEANKFLLERNIDLYKILEGSSTFDKLDDIREAYNKIVEIDEDAEKFKVILNTLLNLYEASKPEIFERDWSNPIFSALIYLHGQFFRLINDEKIEKARKRMGDLLDNSVSSESVKVDGAGEFRDVSSVAKNGAAQSYVRGSKLIDLSKIDAEGLRKEIKQAKYKAVEINDMKEFIEKALQQMINRNVTRIKFSERFRNIINRYNAGGTENEDYYEQLIKLVEELKKEDSRAATMGLSDEELEIFDLLVMGKKLTNAQEQEVLLTSKALYKKLKDNRQKILVVDWYKDEQTRAKVKSTIEEVLDAPKSPHLPDCYDIDLFNAKSNLLLNHFIDMAVQGYGWARGVIS
- a CDS encoding type II toxin-antitoxin system Phd/YefM family antitoxin; this translates as MSTIKNIKPISYIKANAAKVLDHVCESHAPYIVTQNGEARGVILDVDTYQKMQDGLKLFKLFAQSEGEVARGRVIHQKDLFDSLESELNAK